One stretch of Thermus filiformis DNA includes these proteins:
- a CDS encoding GNAT family N-acetyltransferase, with protein MERVVELQKAVWGRDDRDLVPRGLLIASQDEGGLVAGAFSEEELVGFVFGFPTKDPAVHHSHMLGVLEAYRGTEAALLLKRFQRDWCLARGVRKVVWTFDPLRGANANFNVRKLGATVRTYLVDHYGPMGGINAGAPSDRFLAEWDLPSVFPRFYDPPPPPEVEGLPQVNRVEGEKPLEADLSLEAPRLLVQIPEDFGALLREARALALRWREESRRIFLHYFQKGYRVVDFLRHPNRYVLAKD; from the coding sequence ATGGAGCGGGTGGTAGAGCTTCAAAAGGCCGTCTGGGGCCGGGACGACCGGGATCTCGTCCCCCGGGGCCTCCTCATCGCCTCGCAGGACGAAGGGGGGCTGGTGGCGGGGGCCTTTTCGGAAGAAGAGCTGGTGGGCTTCGTCTTCGGCTTCCCCACGAAGGACCCTGCGGTCCACCACTCCCACATGCTGGGGGTCCTGGAGGCCTACCGGGGCACGGAGGCCGCCCTCCTCCTCAAGCGCTTCCAGCGGGACTGGTGCCTGGCCCGGGGGGTGCGCAAGGTGGTCTGGACCTTTGACCCCTTGCGGGGGGCGAACGCCAACTTCAACGTGCGCAAGCTGGGGGCCACCGTCCGCACCTACCTGGTGGACCACTACGGCCCCATGGGGGGGATCAACGCCGGGGCCCCCTCGGACCGGTTCCTGGCCGAGTGGGACCTGCCCTCCGTCTTCCCCCGGTTCTACGACCCGCCCCCGCCTCCGGAGGTGGAGGGCCTTCCCCAGGTGAACCGGGTGGAGGGGGAGAAGCCCCTGGAGGCCGACCTCTCCCTCGAGGCCCCCAGGCTCCTGGTCCAGATCCCCGAGGACTTCGGGGCCCTTCTTCGGGAGGCGCGGGCGCTGGCCCTCAGGTGGCGGGAGGAGAGCCGCCGCATCTTCCTCCACTACTTCCAAAAGGGCTACCGGGTGGTGGACTTCCTCCGCCACCCCAACCGGTATGTTCTGGCTAAGGACTGA
- the serS gene encoding serine--tRNA ligase has translation MLDLRYIRTHPEEVRKAIALKGIPLDLDALLALDQEVLRLKQELQALQERRNQNAKRVPKAPPEEREALIAEGRALGERIKALEEALRAKEKELEALLLQVPQLPWPGAPVGPDDSANVEVRRVGTPPEFPFAPLDHVALMEKNGWWEPRISKVSGSRSYALRGDLALYEVALLRFALEFVARKGFVPMTLPSYARAFAFYGTGHFPAGRDQVWAIQDTDLYLTGTAEVVLNALHSGEILEEAELPKLYAGLAPAFRSEAGSFGKDVRGLMRVHQFMKVEQYALVEASLEASDRAFALLLQNAEEILQALELPYRVVEVSTGDMGPGKWRQVDLEAWVPSEGRYRETHSCSALLDWQARRADLRYRDREGRVRYAYTLNNTALATPRILVMLLENHQLKDGRVRVPKALVPYMGKEVLEPCG, from the coding sequence ATGCTGGACCTGCGCTACATCCGCACCCACCCCGAGGAGGTCCGAAAGGCCATCGCCCTGAAGGGCATCCCCCTGGACCTGGACGCGCTTCTGGCCCTGGACCAGGAAGTCCTGCGCCTGAAGCAGGAGCTCCAGGCCCTCCAAGAGCGGCGGAACCAGAACGCCAAGCGGGTCCCCAAGGCCCCCCCCGAGGAGCGGGAGGCCCTCATCGCCGAGGGCCGGGCCCTGGGGGAAAGGATCAAGGCCCTGGAGGAGGCCTTGAGGGCCAAGGAAAAGGAGCTGGAAGCCCTCCTCCTCCAGGTGCCCCAGCTCCCCTGGCCGGGAGCCCCGGTGGGTCCGGACGACTCCGCGAACGTGGAGGTCCGGCGGGTGGGAACCCCCCCCGAGTTCCCCTTTGCACCCCTGGACCATGTGGCCCTGATGGAGAAGAACGGCTGGTGGGAGCCCCGGATCAGCAAGGTCTCGGGGAGCCGTTCTTACGCCCTGAGGGGGGATCTGGCTCTTTATGAGGTGGCCCTCCTCCGCTTCGCCCTCGAGTTCGTGGCCCGGAAGGGGTTCGTCCCCATGACCCTCCCCTCCTACGCCCGGGCCTTCGCCTTCTACGGCACCGGCCACTTCCCCGCGGGCCGGGACCAGGTCTGGGCCATCCAGGACACGGACCTCTACCTTACGGGGACGGCGGAGGTGGTCCTGAACGCCCTCCACTCCGGGGAGATCCTGGAGGAGGCCGAGCTCCCCAAGCTCTACGCGGGCCTTGCCCCCGCCTTCCGCTCGGAGGCGGGGAGCTTCGGCAAGGACGTGCGGGGCCTGATGCGGGTGCACCAGTTCATGAAGGTGGAGCAGTACGCCCTGGTGGAGGCCTCCCTCGAGGCGAGCGACCGGGCCTTCGCCCTCCTTCTGCAAAACGCCGAGGAGATCCTCCAGGCCCTGGAGCTCCCCTACCGGGTGGTGGAGGTCTCCACCGGGGACATGGGCCCCGGGAAGTGGCGGCAGGTGGACCTCGAGGCCTGGGTCCCCTCGGAGGGCCGGTACCGGGAGACCCACTCCTGCTCGGCCCTTTTGGACTGGCAGGCCCGGCGGGCCGACCTCCGCTACCGCGACCGGGAGGGCCGGGTCCGGTACGCCTACACCCTGAACAACACCGCCCTCGCCACCCCCCGCATCCTGGTCATGCTCCTGGAAAACCACCAGCTCAAAGACGGCCGGGTGCGGGTGCCCAAGGCCCTGGTGCCCTACATGGGAAAGGAGGTTTTGGAGCCGTGCGGATAG
- the menC gene encoding o-succinylbenzoate synthase: MRIERAELILLEMPLKFRFETSFGVQTKRTVLLLKLYGEGIVGLGEGVMERLPLFREETVEGAWYLLKEVFLPRVLGEVENPEALWEKLSPFRGNPMAKAALEMAFQDLFAKSLGLPLFRLLGGVREEVAVGVSLGIQESIPATLRLVEKHLSEGYRRIKLKIKPGWDYEVLKAVREAFPEATLTADANSAYRLSDLPLLARLDELGLDYLEQPLGYDDLLDHAKLQARLKTPLCLDESITSPERARQALELGAALVLNVKPARLGGHGPSRKVHEIAQSFGVPLWMGGMLETGVGRAHNLHLATLPGFTKPGDTSSASRYWEEDLVEEALEAKDGLMPVPQGPGIGVHLREDLVDRLALRREVVRAGAGA, from the coding sequence GTGCGGATAGAGCGGGCGGAGCTGATCCTTTTGGAGATGCCCCTGAAGTTCCGGTTTGAGACCAGCTTCGGGGTGCAGACGAAGCGGACCGTCCTCCTCCTGAAGCTTTACGGGGAGGGGATCGTGGGCCTGGGGGAGGGGGTGATGGAGCGCCTCCCCCTCTTCCGGGAGGAGACGGTGGAGGGGGCCTGGTACCTGCTCAAAGAGGTCTTCCTCCCCCGGGTCCTGGGAGAGGTGGAAAATCCGGAAGCCCTCTGGGAAAAGCTTTCCCCCTTCCGGGGCAACCCCATGGCCAAGGCGGCGCTGGAGATGGCCTTCCAGGACCTCTTTGCCAAGAGCCTGGGCCTGCCCCTCTTCCGGCTTCTGGGCGGGGTGCGGGAGGAGGTGGCGGTGGGGGTCTCCCTGGGCATCCAGGAAAGCATCCCCGCCACGCTCCGCCTGGTGGAGAAGCACCTTTCGGAGGGGTACCGGCGCATCAAGCTCAAGATCAAGCCGGGGTGGGACTACGAGGTGCTGAAGGCCGTCCGGGAGGCCTTCCCCGAGGCCACCCTGACCGCGGACGCCAACTCCGCCTACCGCCTTTCGGACCTCCCCCTCCTGGCCCGGCTGGACGAGCTGGGGCTGGACTACCTGGAACAGCCCCTGGGCTACGACGACCTCCTGGACCACGCCAAGCTCCAGGCCCGGCTCAAGACCCCCCTATGCCTGGACGAGTCCATCACCAGCCCGGAGCGGGCCAGGCAGGCCTTAGAGCTGGGGGCGGCCTTGGTCCTCAACGTCAAGCCCGCCCGGCTCGGGGGGCACGGGCCGAGCCGGAAGGTCCACGAGATCGCCCAGAGCTTCGGCGTCCCCCTCTGGATGGGGGGGATGCTGGAAACCGGGGTGGGCCGGGCCCACAACCTCCACCTGGCCACCCTGCCCGGCTTCACCAAGCCGGGGGACACCAGCTCGGCGAGCCGCTACTGGGAGGAGGACCTGGTGGAGGAGGCCCTCGAGGCCAAGGACGGGCTCATGCCGGTGCCCCAGGGGCCGGGGATCGGGGTCCACCTGCGGGAGGACCTAGTGGACCGGCTGGCCCTGAGGCGGGAGGTGGTCCGTGCGGGTGCGGGAGCTTAA
- a CDS encoding amidohydrolase family protein: MFWLRTEIWTAEVVYAGFGTPMLRGGFAVQGEHVVGVGSVEELKERFPEAEVVHKGKALLPPPANAHTHLDLSLLPRYQGPFGGFIPHVMAHREKRGLLGAKEGLRRLLESGTGAFGDIVFKDEVMEYLLEESPLAGVAYYEVFSPDPKEAEEVYAWVREKLLRWRRREGRVRIGLSPHAPYSVSPPLLSRLAAFAKAEGIPLMVHAAESPDEVEFLLRGTGSFRALYDRLGLAWEAPGLTPVRYLHRLGVLGPGTTLVHGVQVDEEEVALLAGTGTRVVLCPRSNRGLEVGLPPLELYARHGVEFGLGTDSLASSPDLEVKNEALALWEALDPRLLVRALARGGYRALGLSPPRITRGSRKALVHSI; this comes from the coding sequence ATGTTCTGGCTAAGGACTGAGATCTGGACCGCCGAGGTGGTCTACGCCGGCTTCGGCACCCCCATGCTCCGGGGAGGGTTCGCGGTCCAGGGGGAGCACGTGGTAGGGGTGGGAAGCGTAGAGGAGCTTAAAGAGCGCTTCCCCGAGGCAGAGGTGGTCCACAAGGGCAAAGCCCTCCTCCCGCCCCCCGCCAACGCCCACACCCACCTGGACCTCTCCCTCCTACCCCGCTACCAGGGGCCTTTTGGGGGCTTCATCCCCCACGTGATGGCCCACCGGGAAAAGCGGGGGCTTTTGGGGGCGAAGGAGGGGCTGAGGCGGCTTCTGGAAAGCGGCACGGGGGCCTTCGGGGACATCGTCTTCAAGGACGAGGTCATGGAGTACCTCCTGGAGGAGAGCCCCCTCGCTGGGGTGGCCTACTACGAGGTCTTCAGCCCCGACCCCAAGGAGGCGGAGGAGGTCTACGCCTGGGTGAGGGAAAAGCTCCTCCGCTGGAGGCGGCGGGAGGGGCGGGTCCGGATCGGCCTCTCCCCCCACGCCCCCTACTCGGTGAGCCCCCCTCTCCTTTCCCGGCTCGCCGCCTTCGCCAAGGCCGAGGGGATCCCCCTGATGGTCCACGCGGCGGAAAGCCCGGACGAGGTGGAGTTCCTCCTCCGGGGGACCGGCTCCTTCCGGGCCCTCTACGACCGGCTGGGCCTGGCCTGGGAGGCGCCGGGCCTGACCCCCGTGCGCTACCTCCACCGCCTGGGGGTCCTGGGGCCGGGGACCACCCTGGTCCACGGGGTCCAGGTGGACGAGGAGGAGGTGGCCCTCCTGGCCGGGACCGGCACGCGGGTGGTCCTCTGCCCCCGGAGCAACCGGGGCCTCGAGGTGGGCCTTCCTCCCTTGGAGCTTTACGCCCGCCACGGGGTGGAGTTCGGCCTGGGGACGGACTCCCTGGCCAGCAGCCCCGACCTGGAGGTGAAGAACGAGGCCCTGGCCCTCTGGGAAGCCCTGGACCCCCGCCTCCTGGTCCGGGCCCTCGCCCGGGGGGGGTACCGGGCCCTGGGCCTTTCCCCTCCCCGGATTACCCGGGGAAGCCGAAAGGCTCTGGTACACTCCATCTGA
- a CDS encoding polysaccharide deacetylase family protein, which translates to MGIGAYAWGDRSSPRIALTFDDGPSEHTQDLLKLLRDWNVKATFFVTGAQAEKHPELIQAILQEGHQVESHGYWHRLAFLMWPWREAEHIRRVEGKLYRPPFGAHSPFTRLFTRMYGKKVALWDLESKDWTNRPAEELAERLVFWCKPGSVILLHDRYPTTLRILELALPKLIGLGYQPVRMDELSLKPLGPREGLQRALQGFHERFFKKHRIERLGLEAFDVLAVAPTRFPGPPVPEAQPGVKAYELHLDSVRSAALPPMALLRQIRRGLQLLAKKLENEPDVRLVYGLSHIAVGLKVFGFKLHPVPLHQLLVAGLANAWFMWVYLGELPRRGLPLAQLAYITREELLRRYGTGRSEG; encoded by the coding sequence ATGGGCATAGGAGCCTACGCCTGGGGCGACCGCTCGAGCCCCAGGATCGCCCTCACCTTTGACGACGGACCCAGCGAGCACACCCAGGACCTTCTTAAGCTCCTTAGGGACTGGAACGTCAAGGCCACGTTCTTCGTCACCGGCGCCCAGGCGGAAAAGCACCCCGAGCTGATCCAAGCCATCTTGCAAGAGGGCCACCAGGTGGAGTCGCACGGCTACTGGCACCGGTTGGCCTTCCTGATGTGGCCCTGGCGGGAGGCGGAACACATCCGGCGGGTAGAGGGGAAGCTTTACCGGCCCCCCTTCGGAGCCCATTCCCCCTTCACCCGGCTCTTCACCCGGATGTACGGGAAGAAGGTGGCCCTTTGGGACTTAGAGTCCAAGGACTGGACAAATCGGCCCGCCGAAGAGCTTGCGGAAAGGCTGGTCTTTTGGTGCAAGCCCGGTTCGGTGATCCTCCTCCACGACCGCTACCCCACCACCCTGAGGATTCTGGAGCTCGCCCTGCCCAAGCTGATCGGGTTGGGCTACCAGCCGGTGCGGATGGACGAGCTATCCCTTAAGCCCTTGGGCCCACGCGAGGGCCTACAACGGGCCCTACAGGGCTTTCACGAGCGGTTTTTCAAGAAGCACCGCATTGAGCGGCTTGGCCTCGAGGCCTTTGACGTCCTCGCGGTGGCGCCAACCCGCTTCCCGGGCCCTCCTGTTCCCGAGGCCCAGCCCGGGGTCAAAGCCTACGAGCTCCACCTGGACTCCGTAAGGAGCGCGGCCCTTCCCCCCATGGCCCTGCTGCGCCAGATCCGCAGGGGGCTCCAGCTTTTGGCCAAGAAACTGGAAAACGAGCCCGATGTCCGCCTGGTTTACGGCCTCAGCCACATCGCCGTGGGGCTGAAGGTCTTTGGCTTTAAGCTCCACCCCGTGCCCCTACACCAGCTCCTCGTCGCAGGACTTGCCAACGCCTGGTTCATGTGGGTTTACCTGGGCGAGCTCCCCAGGCGCGGCCTTCCCTTGGCCCAGCTCGCCTACATCACCCGCGAGGAGCTCCTGCGGCGCTACGGAACTGGGCGCTCCGAGGGCTAA
- a CDS encoding MFS transporter, translating into MPLLKQHQALSILGFALTLGLLEASRSGFFWAYLVYSHQEAGLSPVIIGTAWTIHALTDTFSRSLGGYLVQRLGLPLFMAGASAAGWIALWLAAHHPGVWTLWGSSLVWGLTFSALWPGLMTMASRIAPQGREGRTLAFTGLLVLPFSGVGTLLTAFLAQRNLDLAYNGLTSFLATSALMSLVLVRYREPILPRKGELYPWRKLLVFLPAAFGQTFAPAMVAPLLIKFADEELGLKVPELAKVIGVGGVVALMGIAWLGRIADRRGPKLPLILGMTFLGAALVWLGQKPSLTEVFLLAVLVGVGFALFLPSWNALVVRLLPEQNRAAVWGTLMMVEGLGSATGPAVGGLIWSLYGPIPVFYSAAAIFILLAVFYSVTLRREAWK; encoded by the coding sequence ATGCCCCTTTTGAAGCAGCACCAGGCCCTGTCAATCTTGGGGTTCGCCTTAACCCTCGGCCTCCTGGAAGCCTCCCGTAGCGGGTTCTTCTGGGCTTACCTCGTCTACTCGCACCAAGAAGCCGGCCTGAGCCCGGTCATCATCGGGACCGCTTGGACCATTCACGCCCTTACCGACACCTTCAGCCGCTCCTTGGGGGGCTACCTCGTGCAGCGTCTGGGCCTGCCCCTCTTCATGGCAGGAGCAAGCGCGGCGGGGTGGATAGCCCTTTGGTTGGCCGCACACCACCCTGGCGTGTGGACGCTCTGGGGGAGTTCCCTGGTGTGGGGCCTTACCTTTTCGGCCCTCTGGCCAGGCCTGATGACCATGGCGAGCCGGATTGCCCCTCAAGGACGGGAAGGCCGCACCCTCGCCTTCACCGGCCTCCTCGTCCTCCCCTTTTCCGGGGTCGGCACCCTACTCACGGCCTTTCTCGCCCAGCGAAACCTGGACCTGGCCTATAACGGCTTGACCAGTTTTCTCGCGACCTCCGCCCTCATGAGCCTGGTCCTGGTCCGCTACCGCGAGCCTATCCTTCCCCGCAAAGGAGAGCTCTACCCCTGGCGAAAACTCCTGGTCTTCCTCCCGGCCGCCTTTGGCCAAACCTTTGCCCCCGCTATGGTGGCCCCCCTGCTCATCAAGTTCGCGGACGAGGAGCTGGGCCTAAAGGTGCCCGAACTGGCCAAGGTCATCGGAGTGGGGGGCGTGGTGGCCCTTATGGGCATAGCCTGGCTCGGCCGCATCGCGGACCGGCGGGGACCCAAACTTCCCCTGATCCTGGGGATGACCTTTCTCGGTGCAGCCCTGGTGTGGCTGGGGCAAAAACCCAGCCTTACCGAGGTCTTCCTGCTGGCCGTATTGGTCGGGGTAGGCTTTGCTCTCTTCCTGCCCAGCTGGAACGCCCTGGTGGTGCGTCTTTTGCCTGAGCAAAACCGGGCGGCCGTCTGGGGGACCCTGATGATGGTGGAGGGGCTGGGATCCGCGACCGGCCCCGCAGTGGGCGGCCTGATCTGGAGCCTGTACGGCCCCATCCCTGTCTTTTACAGCGCGGCCGCCATTTTTATCCTTCTCGCGGTGTTTTATTCCGTGACATTGAGGAGGGAAGCATGGAAGTAG
- a CDS encoding DUF554 domain-containing protein: MEPGLLNKLSGTLVNALTVLLGTGLGLALKGRLPERMGRIMVQGVGLTTLFIGFGMASALNRTKGGAVDGVVLGLLALVLGGLLGEWLGVEEGLEALGERLKRAFRGGGGFTEGFVAASLLFCVGPMTLLGSIQNGLTGDASLLVLKATLDGLSSIALASTFGLGVGFSVLVILLYQGGVALLAGTLAQALPDPAQDPRVLLVTGVGGLMVLGVGINLLGLTKVRVAAFLPALFLAPLLWALADWVS, translated from the coding sequence ATGGAGCCCGGGCTTCTAAACAAGCTTTCCGGAACCCTGGTCAACGCCCTCACCGTCCTCCTGGGGACCGGCCTTGGCCTGGCCCTCAAGGGAAGGCTTCCCGAGAGGATGGGGCGGATCATGGTCCAGGGGGTGGGGCTCACCACCCTGTTCATCGGCTTCGGCATGGCCTCGGCGCTGAACCGGACCAAAGGGGGGGCGGTGGACGGGGTGGTCCTGGGGCTTTTGGCCCTGGTCCTGGGAGGGCTTCTCGGGGAGTGGCTGGGCGTGGAGGAGGGCCTCGAGGCCCTAGGGGAGAGGCTCAAGCGGGCCTTCCGGGGCGGGGGTGGCTTCACCGAGGGCTTCGTGGCGGCAAGCCTCCTCTTCTGCGTGGGGCCCATGACCCTTTTGGGCTCCATCCAGAACGGCCTCACCGGGGATGCCTCCCTCCTGGTGCTCAAGGCCACCCTGGACGGCCTCTCCTCCATCGCCCTGGCCAGCACCTTCGGCCTCGGGGTGGGGTTCAGTGTCCTGGTTATCCTCCTCTACCAGGGCGGGGTGGCCCTCCTGGCGGGGACGCTGGCCCAGGCCCTGCCCGACCCCGCCCAGGACCCCCGGGTCCTCCTGGTGACCGGGGTGGGGGGGCTGATGGTCCTGGGCGTGGGGATCAACCTCCTGGGCCTGACCAAGGTCCGGGTGGCCGCCTTCCTGCCCGCCCTCTTCCTGGCCCCCCTCCTCTGGGCCCTGGCGGACTGGGTCTCGTAG
- the gatC gene encoding Asp-tRNA(Asn)/Glu-tRNA(Gln) amidotransferase subunit GatC: MEITPELLRRLEDLARLRLAPEEEALLLEDLRRILEFVNALPALDETPLWQEGRLREDVPRPSLSQEEALSVAPAQEEGFFRVDRVLEE; the protein is encoded by the coding sequence GTGGAGATCACGCCTGAGCTCCTAAGACGCCTGGAAGACCTGGCCAGGCTCCGGCTCGCCCCCGAGGAGGAGGCCCTCCTCCTGGAGGACCTGCGGCGCATCCTGGAGTTCGTGAACGCCCTGCCCGCCCTGGACGAGACCCCCCTGTGGCAGGAGGGCCGGCTCAGGGAGGACGTCCCCCGCCCCTCCCTATCCCAGGAGGAGGCCCTTTCCGTGGCCCCGGCCCAGGAGGAAGGGTTCTTCCGGGTGGACCGGGTTTTGGAGGAGTAG
- a CDS encoding PIG-L deacetylase family protein, which translates to MAVFAHPDDEIGAAGTLALHARRGDRVMLVWMTRGELASQFGDAPPEEVARVREAHGAHVAGLIGAEHRFLPFQDSFLTGGREEALALARLMAEFRPDAVVTWDPLDVHPDHRATHQAVLSALKLCRIPKLVGEAHRGPVRLYHYPREDLARPWVYVDTGPTQEVAEAVFAFYQEFYRWPFSLEEFRARRRLLGRRAGVGFAEAFQTDSPPAFPALP; encoded by the coding sequence ATGGCCGTCTTCGCCCACCCGGACGACGAGATCGGGGCCGCCGGGACCCTGGCCCTCCACGCCCGGAGGGGGGACCGGGTGATGCTGGTCTGGATGACCCGGGGTGAGCTGGCCAGCCAGTTCGGGGACGCTCCCCCGGAGGAGGTGGCCCGGGTGCGGGAGGCACACGGGGCCCACGTGGCGGGGCTCATCGGGGCCGAGCACCGCTTCCTCCCCTTCCAGGACTCCTTCCTCACCGGGGGGCGGGAGGAGGCTTTGGCCCTGGCCCGGCTCATGGCCGAGTTCCGGCCCGACGCGGTGGTCACCTGGGACCCTTTGGACGTCCACCCGGATCACCGGGCCACCCACCAGGCGGTGCTTTCCGCCCTCAAGCTCTGCCGCATCCCCAAGCTGGTGGGGGAGGCCCACCGGGGCCCGGTGCGGCTCTACCACTACCCCCGGGAGGACCTCGCGCGGCCCTGGGTCTACGTGGACACCGGCCCCACCCAGGAGGTGGCCGAGGCGGTCTTCGCCTTCTACCAGGAGTTCTACCGCTGGCCCTTCAGCCTCGAGGAGTTTCGGGCGCGCCGCCGCCTTCTGGGCCGGAGGGCGGGGGTGGGGTTTGCGGAGGCGTTTCAGACGGACTCGCCCCCGGCTTTTCCAGCCCTTCCTTGA
- a CDS encoding glycosyltransferase family 2 protein, with product MITVSVVVPARNEEEFIGACLDSILSQEPKPHEVIVVNNGSKDRTAEIARSYEGVKVIDQPIPGLHIARQTGLEAASGEVVANTDADCIVQPGWIAAIARAFQDPEVVEVYGPLAFYDGPWLDRILSRYGYGLLVAIADKLGYPNASGGNHAVRRQVALEVGGYDVPFGEDLHLTRKLKQRGKILYLPEAKVLTSARRLKGGRWKMYGTHLKNIWRRALGLPEDYGKDYYADRER from the coding sequence ATGATAACGGTAAGCGTAGTAGTTCCAGCAAGAAACGAAGAGGAGTTCATCGGGGCATGTCTGGATTCTATCCTTTCACAGGAGCCCAAGCCCCACGAGGTCATTGTGGTCAACAATGGGAGCAAGGACCGCACCGCCGAGATCGCCCGAAGCTATGAGGGCGTCAAGGTCATAGACCAGCCCATCCCCGGCCTACACATCGCCCGGCAAACCGGCCTGGAGGCCGCAAGCGGCGAAGTCGTGGCCAACACCGACGCGGACTGCATCGTCCAACCCGGGTGGATCGCCGCCATCGCTCGAGCCTTCCAAGACCCCGAGGTGGTGGAGGTTTACGGCCCCTTGGCCTTTTATGACGGACCGTGGCTCGACCGTATCCTGTCCCGCTACGGCTACGGGCTGCTGGTGGCCATCGCCGATAAGCTGGGTTACCCCAACGCCTCCGGCGGCAACCACGCAGTACGACGCCAGGTGGCGCTGGAAGTGGGAGGCTATGACGTTCCCTTCGGCGAAGATCTTCACCTGACACGGAAGCTTAAGCAGCGCGGGAAAATCCTGTATCTTCCCGAGGCCAAGGTCCTAACCTCAGCCCGAAGGCTCAAGGGCGGTCGCTGGAAAATGTACGGCACGCATCTGAAAAACATCTGGCGGCGCGCCCTAGGGCTTCCGGAAGACTATGGCAAGGACTACTACGCCGACCGAGAACGCTAA
- a CDS encoding chloride channel protein gives METGPLILYAAFSGMVAGLLAAGFAFLLKALSLLVGSLLGYLPPEPPGEGGLLQVFTGPSSPLVLLLPLGHALASLLGTGRALAALILFSRLGRALSFWEYLRQVLGGLVQLALYSPLGREGPMALLGHGVGKLLGRLFPRAGGEGLAFAGLAAGFAAALHAPAAGALLATEVLYRGLRLEALALAPALVGALSGFALYGAFFGYEPLLALSGGRLSWSTLPAGLLLGLAAAALGGLWLFLAQALQAPLRRLTFPLRHGLLGLVLALFLFLAPEAVGQGLGWVQVGLTPLMATRSLALLLLAHLLLVALATAVRGYGGSITPALVLGGLLGSLLSRLLPPLFPYAEASALAGMAALLAGVARAPFAALLLAGEWGGYTVLPLAIPAVFLSYALTAVQHPEDAFLKEGLEKPGASPSETPPQTPPPPSGPEGGGAPETPRG, from the coding sequence ATGGAGACCGGGCCCCTCATCCTCTACGCCGCCTTCAGCGGGATGGTGGCGGGGCTTCTCGCGGCGGGGTTTGCCTTCCTCCTGAAGGCCCTAAGCCTCCTGGTGGGAAGCCTTTTGGGCTACCTCCCCCCGGAGCCGCCGGGAGAGGGAGGGCTCCTACAGGTCTTCACCGGCCCCTCCTCGCCCCTGGTCCTCCTCCTTCCCCTGGGCCACGCCCTGGCCAGCCTCCTGGGGACGGGGCGGGCCCTGGCCGCCCTGATCCTCTTTAGCCGGCTGGGCCGGGCCCTCTCCTTCTGGGAGTACCTGCGCCAGGTCCTGGGCGGGCTGGTCCAGCTCGCCCTCTACTCCCCCTTGGGCCGGGAGGGGCCGATGGCCCTTCTGGGGCACGGGGTGGGAAAGCTCCTGGGGCGGCTCTTCCCCAGGGCGGGAGGGGAGGGGCTGGCCTTCGCGGGCCTGGCGGCGGGGTTCGCGGCGGCCCTGCACGCCCCGGCGGCGGGGGCGCTCCTCGCCACCGAGGTCCTCTACCGGGGGCTCCGCCTCGAGGCCCTGGCCCTGGCCCCGGCCCTGGTGGGGGCCCTATCCGGCTTCGCCCTTTACGGGGCCTTCTTCGGGTACGAGCCCCTCCTGGCCCTCTCCGGGGGGAGGCTCTCCTGGAGCACCCTCCCCGCGGGCCTCCTCCTGGGCCTGGCCGCGGCGGCCCTGGGCGGCCTCTGGCTCTTCCTGGCCCAGGCCCTCCAGGCCCCCCTGAGGCGGCTCACCTTCCCCCTCAGGCACGGGCTTTTGGGCCTGGTCCTGGCCCTCTTCCTCTTCCTGGCCCCGGAGGCGGTGGGGCAGGGCCTGGGCTGGGTCCAGGTGGGCCTCACCCCCCTGATGGCCACCCGGAGCCTGGCCCTCCTCCTCCTCGCCCACCTCCTCCTGGTGGCCTTGGCCACGGCGGTGCGGGGCTACGGGGGGAGCATCACCCCCGCCTTGGTCCTGGGCGGGCTTCTGGGGAGCCTCCTCTCCCGCCTCCTCCCCCCCCTCTTCCCCTACGCGGAGGCCTCGGCCCTGGCGGGGATGGCCGCCCTCTTGGCCGGGGTGGCCCGGGCCCCCTTCGCCGCCTTGCTTTTGGCCGGGGAGTGGGGAGGGTACACCGTCCTGCCCCTGGCCATCCCGGCGGTCTTCCTGAGCTACGCCCTCACCGCGGTCCAGCACCCGGAGGACGCCTTCCTCAAGGAAGGGCTGGAAAAGCCGGGGGCGAGTCCGTCTGAAACGCCTCCGCAAACCCCACCCCCGCCCTCCGGCCCAGAAGGCGGCGGCGCGCCCGAAACTCCTCGAGGCTGA